ATCTCCTTGAGTGGTTAGCCCTACATTTAAGGTTCCACTTAATGTATCTACATTTAATTCTTGGATTTTATATTCTATATTTTCAATTACTAAGGGCTGGATTTCACTGAGTTTCGTTCTTAACTCAGCATTTTCTTTTTTTACTCCCTCAATTTCTTTTTGTAGTTGATTGATACAGTCCCATAGATAGGCATACATATATTTTCCCTCCGCTGAAGTGATATTGTTAAAGTATATGGGAAATCCAATATATTTGAACCGATAGAACGAAGGATGGCACTTTTTTTGTGTGGGCGAATAAAATAGGGGTAGGAGCATATAGATTTGTGTGAAATCGAGAAGGGAGAGAGCATCGTATGTATGACCCTCAATCCTTTCAAAAGTGGA
This portion of the Mechercharimyces sp. CAU 1602 genome encodes:
- the gerPC gene encoding spore germination protein GerPC; the protein is MYAYLWDCINQLQKEIEGVKKENAELRTKLSEIQPLVIENIEYKIQELNVDTLSGTLNVGLTTQGDAEGMERMMEDIREGGNADLQLGGLGAEQKKKK